The Cervus canadensis isolate Bull #8, Minnesota chromosome X, ASM1932006v1, whole genome shotgun sequence genome contains a region encoding:
- the LOC122435846 gene encoding NEDD8 ultimate buster 1-like has protein sequence KDRKNLLEAHLHITGRELRSKIAETFGFQENYIKIVINKKQLQLGETLKEQGVTHNVKAMVLELKQSEEDVRKNFQVEEEKQNEAKLEEKRIQRTKRGLEILAERAEMVVDPEATPYLDVANQTGRSIRIPPSERKALMLAMGYHEKGRAFLKRKEYGIALPCLLDADKYFCECCRELLDTVDNYAVLQLDIVWCYFRLGQLECLDDAEKKLKLAQECFRKCYGENHQRLVHIKGNCGKEKVLFLRLYLLQGIRNYHSGNGEEAYEYLNKACQLFKELYIDPSKVHNLMQLGFSAQEARLGLRACDGNVDHAAVHITNRREELDQIKKEEREKKRRHLENINHLKGMGYSTRAAKQALHQAGGNLEEAQKILLRNPQMWWLNDSAPESNNRQQSPSRENIDQLVYMGFDAVAAKAALRVFRGNVQLAAQTLVHNRGRLPPDLQLSAEDSSSTPSTSPSDSAGTSSASTDEDMETEAVNEILEDIPEHEEDYLDSTLEDEEIIIAEYLSYVENIKSAAKKN, from the coding sequence aaagacaggaagaatTTGCTGGAGGCCCACCTGCACATCACTGGCAGAGAACTGAGATCTAAAATAGCTGAAACCTTCGgatttcaagaaaattacatCAAAATTGTCATAAATAAGAAACAACTTCAACTAGGGGAAACACTTAAGGAGCAGGGAGTGACCCACAATGTGAAAGCTATGGTTCTGGAATTAAAACAGTCTGAAGAGGACGTGAGAAAAAACTTCCAGgttgaagaagaaaagcaaaatgaagccaaactagaagagaaaagaattcaGAGGACTAAGAGAGGACTGGAGATCCTTGCGGAGAGAGCTGAGATGGTGGTGGATCCGGAAGCCACACCATACTTAGACGTAGCTAACCAGACGGGCAGATCGATCAGAATTCCTCCATCGGAGAGAAAGGCCCTTATGTTAGCTATGGGATATCATGAGAAGGGCAGAGCtttcctgaaaagaaaagaatatggaatAGCCTTGCCATGTCTGTTGGACGCTGACAAATATTTCTGCGAGTGCTGCAGAGAGCTGCTGGACACGGTGGACAACTACGCGGTGCTCCAGCTGGACATAGTGTGGTGCTACTTCCGCTTGGGACAGCTGGAGTGCCTGGACGACGCGGAGAAGAAACTAAAGTTGGCCCAGGAGTGCTTCAGAAAGTGTTATGGAGAAAATCACCAGAGACTGGTCCACATAAAAGGAAATTGTGGAAAAGAGAAAGTCCTGTTTTTAAGACTTTACTTGCTTCAAGGCATCCGAAATTACCACAGTGGAAATGGTGAGGAGGCTTATGAATACCTCAACAAGGCATGTCAGCTCTTCAAAGAGCTATATATTGATCCATCAAAAGTTCACAATCTGATGCAGTTGGGATTTAGTGCCCAGGAAGCTCGGCTTGGCCTGAGGGCATGTGACGGGAACGTGGACCACGCTGCCGTCCACATCACCAACCGCAGAGAGGAGCTGGACCAAATAaagaaggaggaaagagagaagaaaagacgCCACCTGGAGAACATTAACCATTTGAAAGGAATGGGCTACTCCACGCGAGCAGCCAAGCAGGCACTCCATCAGGCCGGCGGGAACTTGGAGGAGGCCCAGAAGATTCTTCTCCGTAATCCTCAGATGTGGTGGTTAAATGATTCAGCTCCGGAAAGCAACAACCGTCAACAAAGTCCTTCTCGGGAAAACATTGACCAACTGGTGTACATGGGCTTTGATGCGGTCGCGGCCAAGGCGGCCCTGAGGGTGTTCAGGGGTAACGTCCAGCTGGCGGCGCAGACCCTGGTCCACAACAGAGGAAGACTTCCTCCCGACCTGCAGCTCTCGGCGGAAGACTCTTCGTCCACGCCGTCCACATCCCCGTCCGACTCTGCAGGCACCTCCAGTGCCTCAACAGACGAAGACATGGAGACAGAGGCTGTCAATGAGATCCTGGAAGACATCCCAGAACATGAAGAAGACTACCTTGACTCAACTCTGGAAGACGAAGAGATTATTATTGCAGAGTACTTATCCTATGTAGAGAACATAAAGTCagcagcaaagaaaaactaa